From Aquabacter sp. L1I39, the proteins below share one genomic window:
- a CDS encoding TIGR01459 family HAD-type hydrolase codes for MESRLVAPRPVSGLSELAADYELILCDVWGVLHNGLAAYAPAGDALTRARDSGAKVVLVSNAPRPNAFIITMLDKLGVPRSAYDGVVTSGDVTQAVLSGHPGARMYHIGPSRDLPTFDGLDLQRSGPDEADLIVCTGLFDDEVETAEDYRASLTALKARHVPLICANPDIVVERGDKLIYCAGAIAQLYDQLGGHTVYCGKPHKPIYDTALARAGALPGGLPAAPKVLCIGDALRTDIMGATAAGFDSLFIASGIHAAELGAEGGAEPNAEALINLFTGHAHPRGVMPRLAW; via the coding sequence ATGGAGAGCAGGCTCGTGGCACCCCGGCCGGTGTCCGGTCTTTCGGAACTGGCTGCCGACTACGAACTGATCCTGTGCGACGTGTGGGGCGTGCTGCACAATGGCTTGGCCGCCTATGCGCCCGCTGGCGATGCGCTCACCCGCGCCCGTGACAGCGGCGCCAAGGTGGTGCTGGTTTCCAACGCGCCCCGGCCCAACGCCTTCATCATCACCATGCTGGACAAATTGGGCGTGCCCCGTTCCGCCTATGATGGCGTGGTGACCTCCGGCGACGTGACGCAGGCGGTGCTCTCCGGCCATCCCGGCGCGCGCATGTATCATATCGGCCCCTCCCGGGACCTGCCCACCTTCGACGGGCTGGACCTTCAGCGCTCCGGCCCCGACGAGGCGGACCTGATCGTCTGCACCGGCCTGTTCGACGACGAGGTGGAGACGGCGGAGGACTATCGCGCCTCCCTCACCGCCCTGAAGGCCCGCCATGTGCCCCTCATCTGCGCTAATCCCGACATTGTGGTGGAGCGCGGCGACAAGCTGATCTATTGCGCCGGGGCCATCGCCCAGCTCTATGACCAGCTGGGCGGCCACACCGTCTATTGCGGTAAGCCGCACAAGCCCATCTATGACACCGCGCTGGCCCGCGCCGGCGCCCTGCCGGGCGGACTTCCCGCCGCGCCGAAGGTGCTGTGCATCGGCGATGCCCTGCGCACCGACATTATGGGCGCCACCGCGGCCGGCTTCGACAGCCTGTTCATCGCCTCCGGCATCCATGCGGCGGAACTGGGCGCCGAGGGTGGCGCTGAGCCCAATGCGGAGGCGCTCATCAATCTCTTCACCGGCCATGCCCATCCGCGTGGCGTGATGCCTCGTCTCGCCTGGTAA
- the murD gene encoding UDP-N-acetylmuramoyl-L-alanine--D-glutamate ligase, with product MIPVASFKDRPVAVFGLGGSGLVTAEALVAGGAQVIVYDDGEAGRAKAKAAGLNVVDLRQVDFTQLAALILSPGVPLTHPKPHWSVELARAAGVEIIGDIELFCRERRTRARHSPFVAITGTNGKSTTTALIAHLLATGGRDVQMGGNIGTAILSLEPPRSGRVHVVECSSYQIDLAPTLDPSVGVHLNLTPDHLDRHGTIEAYAAVKEGLLEGVPTGGTAVVGVDDDYSAAMADRAERAGTHVVRISVQRPLADGVWRDGTAIVLSEKGVERFRLDLAGISSLRGAHNAQNAAAAFAAARAIGLAPEVIAIGMRRFPGLAHRMEEVGCKGQVLFVNDSKATNADAAERALTSFSNIYWIAGGKPKSGGIEPLKPFFGAVKRAYLIGEAAEDFSRTLAGQVPHEIAGTLDQAIAHAARDAEADGLDPAVVLLSPACASFDQFPNFEVRGDAFRTLAQALPGVTMRG from the coding sequence ATGATTCCCGTTGCCAGTTTCAAGGATCGTCCTGTCGCCGTGTTCGGCCTGGGCGGGTCCGGTCTTGTGACCGCTGAGGCCCTGGTGGCGGGCGGCGCGCAGGTGATCGTTTATGACGATGGCGAGGCCGGTCGCGCCAAGGCCAAGGCGGCGGGCCTGAATGTGGTGGACCTCCGGCAGGTGGATTTCACCCAGCTCGCCGCACTGATTCTTTCCCCCGGCGTGCCGCTCACCCATCCCAAGCCCCACTGGAGCGTGGAGCTTGCCCGCGCGGCGGGGGTGGAGATCATCGGCGACATCGAATTGTTCTGCCGTGAGCGGCGGACCCGCGCCCGCCACTCCCCCTTCGTCGCCATCACCGGCACGAATGGCAAGTCCACCACCACGGCGCTCATCGCCCATCTGCTGGCGACCGGCGGGCGGGATGTGCAGATGGGCGGCAATATCGGAACGGCCATCCTCTCCTTGGAGCCGCCCCGTTCCGGCCGAGTGCATGTGGTGGAGTGCTCCTCCTACCAGATCGACCTGGCCCCCACCCTCGACCCTTCCGTGGGCGTGCATCTCAACCTCACCCCCGACCATCTGGACCGCCACGGCACCATCGAGGCCTATGCGGCGGTAAAGGAGGGCCTGCTGGAGGGCGTCCCCACCGGCGGCACGGCGGTGGTGGGCGTCGATGACGATTATTCGGCCGCCATGGCTGATCGGGCCGAGCGGGCCGGCACCCATGTGGTGCGCATTTCCGTGCAGCGGCCGCTGGCGGATGGGGTGTGGCGGGATGGCACCGCTATCGTGCTGAGCGAGAAGGGTGTGGAGCGCTTCCGGCTGGACCTTGCCGGCATCTCCTCCCTGCGCGGCGCCCACAATGCCCAGAATGCCGCCGCCGCCTTCGCCGCCGCCCGCGCCATCGGGCTGGCGCCGGAAGTGATCGCCATCGGCATGCGCCGCTTTCCGGGCCTTGCCCATCGCATGGAAGAGGTGGGCTGCAAGGGCCAGGTGCTGTTCGTCAATGACAGCAAGGCTACCAATGCGGATGCCGCCGAACGGGCGCTGACCTCGTTCTCCAACATCTATTGGATTGCCGGCGGCAAGCCCAAGTCCGGCGGCATCGAGCCGCTCAAGCCCTTCTTCGGGGCGGTGAAGCGGGCCTATCTCATCGGCGAGGCGGCGGAGGACTTCTCCCGCACGCTGGCGGGCCAGGTGCCGCACGAGATCGCCGGCACCCTCGACCAGGCCATCGCCCACGCGGCCCGCGATGCCGAGGCCGATGGCCTCGACCCGGCGGTGGTCCTGCTCTCTCCCGCCTGCGCCAGCTTCGACCAGTTCCCCAATTTCGAAGTCCGCGGCGACGCCTTCCGCACCCTCGCCCAGGCCTTGCCGGGGGTGACGATGCGGGGGTGA
- a CDS encoding ArsR/SmtB family transcription factor, with protein MAHPKRLLVLCQLVEGERTAGDLAADVGLSPSALSQHLAKMKAAGIVASRREGQTLHYRLAGREVRAVMETLYNLYCAPDAGAHC; from the coding sequence ATGGCCCATCCCAAGCGCCTGCTGGTCCTGTGCCAGCTGGTGGAAGGGGAACGCACCGCCGGCGACCTGGCGGCGGATGTGGGACTGAGCCCCTCCGCCCTGTCGCAGCACCTCGCCAAGATGAAGGCGGCGGGCATTGTCGCCAGCCGCCGCGAAGGCCAGACGCTGCATTACCGCCTTGCCGGGCGGGAGGTGCGGGCGGTGATGGAGACGCTCTACAACCTTTATTGCGCCCCCGACGCCGGGGCGCACTGCTGA
- a CDS encoding YgaP family membrane protein, producing the protein MSNVGGLDRAIRAVLGLLLLASPLLVTGVWTYVLPLIGVVLLGTASMRFCPAYRLLGISTCPINTRADAK; encoded by the coding sequence ATGAGCAATGTGGGTGGATTGGATCGGGCCATTCGGGCTGTCCTGGGGCTGTTGCTCCTGGCCTCGCCGCTGCTGGTGACCGGCGTGTGGACCTATGTGCTGCCGCTCATCGGCGTGGTTCTGCTCGGCACCGCCTCTATGCGCTTCTGCCCGGCCTATCGGCTGCTCGGCATCTCCACCTGCCCCATCAACACGCGGGCGGATGCCAAATAG
- a CDS encoding YeeE/YedE family protein — protein sequence MTLPATDFTPLLSGVGGLLIGASVVVLMALNGKIAGISGIAGRLVNTSARGPLLEQLLFVAGLVGGAAVVALVAGGVPQHLPPSLGLLAVAGLLVGFGATIGQGCTSGHGVCGIARLSVRSLTATLVFMGVAILVTFLMRHVGGLS from the coding sequence GTGACCCTTCCTGCAACAGACTTCACGCCGCTCCTTTCGGGAGTGGGCGGGCTGCTCATCGGCGCCTCCGTGGTGGTGCTGATGGCCCTCAACGGCAAGATTGCCGGCATCAGCGGCATTGCCGGGCGCCTGGTCAATACCAGCGCCCGCGGCCCGCTGCTGGAACAGCTTCTGTTCGTCGCCGGCCTCGTGGGCGGGGCGGCGGTGGTCGCGCTTGTCGCCGGCGGCGTGCCGCAGCATTTGCCGCCCAGCCTCGGCCTCCTGGCGGTGGCAGGCCTCCTGGTGGGCTTCGGCGCCACCATCGGGCAGGGTTGCACCTCGGGCCACGGGGTGTGCGGCATCGCCCGGCTTTCGGTCCGCTCGCTCACGGCCACCCTCGTCTTCATGGGGGTCGCCATCCTCGTCACCTTCCTGATGCGCCATGTGGGAGGCCTGTCATGA
- a CDS encoding DUF6691 family protein has translation MIGLGALLAGLLFGAGLALSGMLDPAKVLNFLDLAGQFDPSLAVTMAVAVAVAFIGFRVLRGWSRPVFAGAFSWPTATDITPRLVIGAAIFGLGWGLAGICPGPAIASLALLNPAILAFLVPMFAGMALAHLAVARCPRISGAVEIRPAQTSR, from the coding sequence ATGATCGGTCTTGGTGCCCTCCTCGCCGGCCTGCTGTTCGGCGCCGGCCTTGCCCTCTCCGGCATGCTGGACCCGGCCAAGGTGCTCAATTTCCTCGATCTCGCCGGTCAGTTCGACCCGTCCCTCGCCGTCACCATGGCGGTGGCGGTGGCGGTCGCCTTCATCGGCTTCCGGGTGCTGCGCGGCTGGTCGCGGCCGGTCTTTGCCGGTGCCTTCTCCTGGCCCACGGCCACGGACATCACCCCCCGCCTGGTCATCGGCGCGGCCATTTTCGGCCTGGGCTGGGGGCTGGCCGGCATCTGTCCGGGGCCGGCCATCGCTTCGCTGGCGCTGCTGAACCCGGCCATCCTGGCCTTCCTGGTGCCCATGTTCGCCGGCATGGCGCTGGCCCATCTGGCGGTGGCCCGGTGTCCGCGCATCTCCGGCGCGGTGGAAATCCGCCCGGCCCAGACGAGCCGGTAA
- a CDS encoding cation diffusion facilitator family transporter — translation MTHAAPEPPVVPDALALQRERSMLLAALSDLVLIAGQFTTAVFANSLMMLAEAVRAFLLVVLELVLLGVLRRIHRGRMHDFDYGAGKVEQFANLSVALGMGFAGLWVGVGAAYRWWHPPEQVEAGLLFAVGVGALNALQNAYVFRALWRAGGDGRSVIMMGQVRTRLAKLISSAIVLVALTVNASFPGGTVALVAEVAGSAFVALVMVQLAVSMARQSLPSLLDRTLEEKQQHLINRALVRHFDRYDALVSVRSRLSGNMPCVDVVLGFAPERRMEDVQGVTDQVAGEVQALIPGAQVTVTPVLSPAAPA, via the coding sequence TTGACGCATGCCGCGCCAGAACCGCCCGTGGTGCCCGACGCGCTCGCCCTCCAGCGCGAGCGCTCCATGCTTTTGGCGGCGCTCAGCGACCTCGTCCTCATCGCCGGTCAGTTCACCACTGCTGTCTTCGCCAATTCGCTGATGATGCTGGCGGAGGCCGTGCGCGCCTTCCTGCTGGTGGTGTTGGAACTGGTGCTGCTGGGGGTGCTCCGGCGCATCCATCGCGGCCGCATGCACGATTTCGACTATGGGGCCGGCAAGGTTGAGCAGTTCGCCAACCTGTCCGTGGCCCTGGGCATGGGGTTTGCCGGGCTGTGGGTCGGGGTGGGGGCGGCCTATCGCTGGTGGCATCCGCCCGAGCAGGTGGAGGCCGGTCTTCTGTTCGCGGTGGGTGTGGGGGCGCTGAATGCGCTGCAGAACGCCTATGTCTTCCGCGCCTTGTGGCGGGCGGGGGGCGACGGGCGCTCCGTCATCATGATGGGGCAGGTGCGCACCCGGCTCGCCAAGCTCATCTCCTCGGCCATCGTGCTGGTGGCGCTCACCGTGAATGCCAGCTTTCCCGGCGGCACCGTCGCGCTGGTGGCGGAGGTGGCGGGATCAGCCTTCGTGGCCCTGGTGATGGTGCAGCTGGCGGTGAGCATGGCCCGCCAGTCGCTGCCCTCGCTGCTGGACCGGACGCTGGAGGAAAAGCAGCAGCACCTCATCAACCGCGCTCTGGTGCGCCATTTCGACCGCTATGACGCGCTGGTTTCGGTGCGCTCGCGCCTGTCGGGCAACATGCCCTGCGTGGACGTGGTGCTGGGCTTTGCGCCGGAGCGCCGCATGGAGGACGTGCAGGGGGTCACCGACCAGGTGGCTGGCGAGGTGCAGGCCCTCATTCCGGGCGCGCAGGTGACGGTGACCCCGGTGCTCAGCCCCGCCGCGCCGGCCTGA
- the mraY gene encoding phospho-N-acetylmuramoyl-pentapeptide-transferase, with the protein MLQWLAQLHDIFPGMNVFRYITFRTGGAIVTALLFVFLFGPGIISVLRVKQGKGQPIRADGPQSHLLKKGTPTMGGLMILSGLLVAVLLWANLANIYVWTVLGVTVGFGLIGFYDDYLKVTKQTHAGFSGKARLAAEAVIAGVAVVIMVSVGKPGLSSSLAFPFFKDLLLNLGWFFVLFGAFVIVAAGNAVNLTDGLDGLAIVPVMIAAGSFGMISYLAGNVLFADYLQIHYVAGVGELAVICGAMIGAGLGFLWFNAPPAQIFMGDTGSLALGGLIGTVAVAVKHEIVLVVIGGLFVLEAVSVIVQVVSFRLTGKRVFKMAPIHHHFEQLGWTESQVVIRFWIIAVVLALLGLATLKLR; encoded by the coding sequence ATGCTTCAATGGCTTGCGCAGCTGCACGACATCTTCCCGGGGATGAACGTCTTCCGCTACATCACCTTCCGGACCGGCGGGGCGATCGTCACGGCGCTGCTGTTCGTGTTCCTGTTCGGGCCGGGCATCATCTCGGTGCTGCGGGTGAAGCAGGGCAAGGGCCAGCCCATCCGCGCGGACGGCCCCCAGTCCCACCTGCTCAAGAAAGGCACGCCCACCATGGGCGGGCTGATGATCCTGTCCGGCCTGCTGGTGGCGGTGCTGCTGTGGGCGAACCTCGCCAACATCTATGTCTGGACGGTGCTGGGCGTCACCGTGGGCTTCGGCCTCATCGGCTTCTATGACGACTATCTCAAGGTCACCAAGCAGACCCATGCGGGCTTTTCCGGCAAGGCGCGTCTCGCCGCCGAGGCGGTGATCGCCGGCGTCGCGGTGGTCATCATGGTGAGCGTGGGCAAGCCGGGCCTGTCCTCTTCGCTTGCCTTTCCCTTCTTCAAGGACCTGCTGCTCAATCTGGGCTGGTTCTTCGTGCTGTTTGGTGCCTTCGTGATCGTGGCGGCGGGCAATGCGGTGAACCTGACCGACGGCCTCGACGGCCTTGCCATTGTGCCGGTGATGATCGCCGCTGGTTCCTTCGGCATGATTTCGTACTTGGCCGGCAACGTGCTGTTCGCGGACTATCTCCAGATCCATTACGTGGCGGGGGTGGGCGAACTGGCGGTGATCTGCGGCGCCATGATCGGCGCCGGCCTCGGCTTCCTCTGGTTCAACGCCCCGCCCGCCCAGATTTTCATGGGCGATACCGGCTCGCTGGCGCTGGGCGGCCTCATCGGCACGGTGGCGGTGGCAGTGAAGCACGAGATCGTGCTGGTGGTGATCGGCGGGCTGTTCGTGCTGGAGGCGGTGTCGGTGATCGTGCAGGTGGTCTCGTTCCGCCTCACCGGCAAGCGCGTCTTCAAGATGGCGCCCATCCACCACCATTTCGAGCAGCTGGGCTGGACCGAATCCCAGGTGGTCATCCGCTTCTGGATCATCGCGGTCGTGCTGGCTCTGCTCGGCCTCGCCACGCTCAAGCTGCGCTGA
- a CDS encoding UDP-N-acetylmuramoylalanyl-D-glutamyl-2,6-diaminopimelate--D-alanyl-D-alanine ligase, with product MSEPLYGIEELAAATGGTVRGAPEPVRGISIDTRTLAPGDAFFAITGENSDGHAYVDRAFSNGAAVAVVARDRADAFPPDANLLVVDDVLGALADTGRAARARSTAGIVAVTGSVGKTTSKEALRLALSADGPTHASAASYNNHWGVPLSLARMPREARYGVFEIGMNHPGEITPLVRMVRPKVSIITTVEAVHIAQFSGIEEIAAAKAEIFDGLEAGGTAVLNMDNSQFRLLTDFAKAKGASNIVTFGTDPAADCRLLDVSLQAHCSVIVADVMGSRVTLKVGMPGRHVVQNVLAVLAAVKLLGADLALSALALAALRPPPGRGVPLQLTVPGGTAVLLDESYNANPASMRAAIDVLSRTPVGPRGRRIAVLGDMLEMGTDGPRHHRELAEPLKAAGIDLVFCCGPLMHELWYALPGDRRGGYAPASDTLAALVAASLRPGDTLMVKGSNGSRMGPLVKALAERFRAPGEALIEG from the coding sequence ATGAGCGAACCGCTATATGGGATCGAGGAACTGGCCGCCGCCACCGGTGGCACCGTGCGCGGGGCGCCTGAGCCCGTGCGGGGCATTTCCATCGATACGCGGACGCTGGCGCCGGGCGATGCCTTCTTCGCCATCACGGGCGAGAATTCCGACGGCCATGCCTATGTGGACCGCGCCTTTTCCAATGGCGCGGCGGTGGCGGTGGTGGCGCGCGACCGCGCCGATGCCTTCCCGCCCGACGCCAATCTCCTGGTGGTGGACGACGTGCTCGGGGCGCTGGCGGATACCGGCCGCGCCGCGCGGGCGCGCTCCACGGCCGGCATCGTCGCGGTGACCGGCTCGGTGGGCAAGACCACCTCCAAGGAGGCGCTGCGCCTCGCCTTGTCCGCCGATGGCCCCACCCATGCGTCCGCCGCCTCCTACAACAATCATTGGGGGGTGCCCCTCTCGCTGGCCCGCATGCCGCGCGAGGCACGCTATGGCGTGTTCGAGATCGGCATGAATCATCCCGGCGAGATCACGCCCCTGGTGCGCATGGTGCGCCCGAAGGTGTCCATCATCACCACGGTCGAGGCGGTGCATATCGCCCAGTTCTCAGGCATTGAGGAGATCGCCGCCGCCAAGGCCGAGATCTTTGACGGGCTCGAGGCCGGTGGCACCGCCGTCCTCAACATGGACAATTCCCAGTTCCGGCTCCTGACCGACTTCGCCAAGGCCAAGGGCGCCTCGAACATCGTCACCTTCGGCACGGACCCCGCCGCCGATTGCCGCCTCCTGGACGTGTCGCTCCAGGCCCATTGCTCGGTCATCGTCGCCGATGTGATGGGTTCGCGGGTGACGCTGAAGGTGGGCATGCCCGGCCGCCATGTGGTGCAGAATGTGCTGGCGGTGCTGGCGGCAGTGAAGCTCCTGGGCGCGGACCTGGCGCTATCGGCGCTCGCGCTCGCCGCGCTGCGTCCGCCGCCGGGACGCGGCGTGCCGCTGCAACTGACCGTGCCGGGTGGCACGGCTGTGCTGCTGGACGAGAGCTACAACGCCAATCCAGCCTCCATGCGCGCCGCCATCGACGTCTTGAGCCGCACCCCCGTGGGGCCGCGCGGACGGCGCATCGCGGTGCTCGGCGACATGCTGGAGATGGGCACGGACGGTCCGCGCCATCACCGCGAGTTGGCCGAACCGCTGAAGGCCGCGGGCATCGACCTCGTTTTCTGCTGTGGGCCGCTCATGCACGAACTTTGGTACGCCTTGCCGGGCGACCGCCGCGGCGGCTATGCCCCGGCCTCCGACACGCTGGCCGCGCTGGTGGCCGCCAGTCTGCGGCCGGGCGACACGCTGATGGTGAAGGGCTCGAATGGCAGCCGTATGGGACCGTTGGTGAAAGCGCTGGCCGAGCGCTTCCGGGCTCCCGGCGAAGCCCTGATCGAAGGATAG
- a CDS encoding UDP-N-acetylmuramoyl-L-alanyl-D-glutamate--2,6-diaminopimelate ligase: MPLGDLLAGHARLMAGPQGLAVSGLTADSRKVMPGALFVAVTGTHADGARFISDAVRKGAVAVLMEPSAPPPDLPEGVALAFSLDVRRSLALAAARFHTRQPKVIAAVTGTAGKTSVAFFLRHIWARLGHEAAYLGTLGLVTARETAYGGLTSPDPVGLHEMLDRLAGEGVTHMALEASSHGLDQRRMDGVKLTAGGFTNLGRDHLDYHPTVEAYYRAKLRLFTELLPEDAPAVALTEAPYGATTLAYARTRGLPTLAIGPGGDMDVRSIGAEGLGQRIEIAGAPPFHLPLMGRFQADNALLAAGLAEACGAERDAVLATLATLPGVPGRLERVGDDPDRVVFVDYAHKPDALAAVLDTLRPAVHGRLVVVFGCGGDRDKGKRPLMGQIAVEKADAVIVTDDNPRSEVPAVIRAEILAGAPGAREIGDRAEAIAVAVGELQSGDVLVVAGKGHETGQIMGDRTLPFSDSEAVRAALRQK, from the coding sequence ATGCCCCTCGGCGACCTCCTGGCCGGACATGCCCGCCTGATGGCTGGGCCGCAGGGGCTTGCCGTGTCCGGCCTGACCGCGGACAGCCGCAAGGTGATGCCGGGCGCCCTCTTCGTCGCAGTGACCGGCACCCATGCGGACGGTGCCCGTTTCATTTCCGACGCGGTTAGGAAGGGCGCGGTGGCGGTGCTGATGGAGCCCTCGGCGCCGCCCCCCGATCTGCCTGAAGGCGTGGCGCTGGCCTTTTCGCTCGACGTGCGCCGCTCCCTGGCGCTGGCCGCCGCCCGCTTCCACACCCGCCAGCCCAAGGTGATCGCGGCGGTCACCGGCACTGCCGGAAAGACCTCAGTCGCCTTCTTCCTGCGTCACATCTGGGCGCGACTGGGCCATGAGGCGGCTTATCTTGGCACGCTCGGCCTCGTGACCGCGCGCGAGACGGCCTATGGCGGGCTCACCTCGCCCGATCCCGTCGGCCTCCACGAGATGCTGGACCGGCTTGCGGGGGAGGGCGTCACCCATATGGCGCTGGAGGCCTCATCCCATGGCCTTGATCAGCGGCGCATGGACGGGGTGAAGCTCACGGCCGGGGGCTTCACCAATCTGGGCCGCGACCATCTGGACTACCATCCCACAGTGGAGGCCTATTACCGGGCCAAGCTCCGCCTTTTCACCGAGCTGTTGCCGGAGGATGCCCCCGCCGTGGCCCTCACCGAGGCCCCCTATGGCGCGACCACCTTGGCCTATGCCCGCACCCGCGGCCTGCCCACCTTGGCCATCGGGCCGGGCGGTGACATGGATGTGCGATCGATCGGGGCGGAAGGGCTCGGCCAGCGCATCGAGATTGCGGGGGCGCCGCCCTTCCACCTGCCGCTGATGGGCCGCTTCCAGGCCGACAATGCCCTGCTCGCCGCCGGCCTTGCGGAAGCCTGCGGGGCCGAGAGGGATGCCGTGCTGGCGACGCTCGCCACCTTGCCCGGCGTGCCCGGACGCCTGGAGCGGGTGGGCGATGACCCGGACCGGGTGGTGTTCGTGGACTATGCCCACAAGCCCGACGCGCTGGCCGCCGTGCTGGACACGCTGCGCCCTGCTGTGCACGGGCGCCTCGTGGTGGTGTTCGGCTGCGGCGGCGACAGGGACAAGGGCAAGCGCCCACTCATGGGCCAGATCGCTGTCGAGAAGGCAGATGCCGTCATCGTCACCGACGACAATCCCCGCAGCGAGGTGCCGGCGGTGATTCGCGCCGAGATCCTGGCCGGCGCCCCGGGCGCGCGGGAGATCGGCGACCGCGCGGAGGCCATCGCTGTCGCCGTGGGAGAGCTGCAAAGCGGGGATGTGCTGGTGGTTGCGGGGAAAGGTCACGAAACCGGCCAAATCATGGGCGACCGGACGCTTCCTTTCAGCGATAGCGAGGCCGTTCGCGCTGCGCTGCGGCAGAAGTGA
- a CDS encoding peptidoglycan D,D-transpeptidase FtsI family protein, translating to MVRLVVGTFRFSISFSVGLYRALLGLDRVDAETVTRARLKLLVLAFSLVFLAIAGRLTVMGVLADPNGARGGGSEAVASARPDIIDRNGDIIAIDVKSPSLFAEPRRLIDPDEALEGLLKVLPDLDVAETRARLNSGKGFAWLKREITPAQQRAIFRLGLPGIGFVKENRRIYPDGPTLSHVIGNVNVDNQGIAGIEKYVDGRGLAELHLAGLATDRQQEPVQLSVDMRVQHAVRDELSRAREKFKAKAAMGLVIDVNTGEIVSMVSLPDFDPNVGGNPKDDAYLNRLTTGVFEMGSTFKSLSFAMALDSGKITLNSSFDARGALSFGRFAIHDYHAENRVLSVPEIFLVSSNVGTAKMVLSLGVEAHKAFLRKMGQLDRLRTELPESAEPIVPKRWGELNSATIAFGHGIAVAPLQAVMAVNSMVNGGFLIPPTFMKRTPEEAQKLATRVLKPETSDKMRYLLRLNVEKGSGRKADVPGFMVGAKTGTAEKVVNGRYAKNKLLTSFTAVFPMDHPQYLVLVMLDEPQPTPDTHGYATSGWNAAPTAGKIVERIAPMLNVMPRQNLPTADQMLKTAQGTQKVAERQ from the coding sequence ATGGTGCGCCTTGTGGTGGGCACGTTCCGCTTTTCCATCTCCTTCTCCGTGGGCCTCTACCGCGCCTTGCTGGGCCTTGACCGGGTGGATGCGGAGACCGTCACCCGCGCCCGGCTCAAGCTGCTGGTGCTCGCCTTCTCGCTGGTGTTCCTGGCCATTGCCGGCCGGCTGACCGTGATGGGCGTGCTCGCCGATCCCAATGGCGCGCGCGGCGGCGGCTCGGAGGCGGTGGCCTCAGCGCGTCCGGACATCATCGACCGCAACGGCGACATCATCGCCATCGACGTGAAGTCGCCCTCTTTGTTCGCCGAGCCGCGCCGTCTGATCGACCCCGACGAGGCGCTGGAAGGCCTCTTGAAGGTGCTGCCCGACCTCGACGTGGCCGAGACCCGCGCCCGGCTGAATTCCGGCAAGGGCTTTGCCTGGCTGAAGCGCGAGATCACGCCGGCCCAGCAGCGCGCCATCTTCCGCCTCGGCCTGCCGGGCATCGGCTTCGTGAAGGAAAACCGGCGCATCTATCCCGATGGCCCGACGCTGTCCCACGTCATCGGCAATGTGAACGTGGACAATCAGGGCATTGCCGGCATCGAGAAATATGTCGACGGCCGGGGGCTTGCCGAGCTGCACCTCGCTGGCCTTGCCACCGACCGGCAGCAGGAGCCGGTGCAACTGTCCGTCGACATGCGTGTCCAGCATGCGGTGCGCGACGAACTGTCCCGCGCCCGCGAGAAATTCAAGGCCAAGGCCGCCATGGGCCTGGTCATCGACGTCAATACGGGCGAGATCGTCTCCATGGTCTCGCTGCCGGACTTCGATCCCAATGTGGGCGGCAACCCCAAGGATGACGCCTATCTCAACCGCCTGACCACCGGCGTGTTCGAGATGGGCTCCACCTTCAAGTCGCTGTCCTTCGCCATGGCGCTGGATTCTGGCAAGATCACCCTGAACTCCTCGTTCGATGCGCGTGGCGCGCTGTCCTTCGGGCGCTTCGCCATCCATGACTATCACGCGGAAAACCGGGTGCTGTCGGTGCCCGAAATCTTCCTTGTTTCCTCCAACGTTGGCACCGCCAAGATGGTGCTGTCGCTGGGCGTAGAGGCGCATAAAGCGTTCCTGCGCAAGATGGGGCAGCTCGACCGGCTGCGCACCGAATTGCCGGAAAGCGCCGAGCCTATCGTGCCCAAGCGCTGGGGCGAGCTGAACTCGGCCACCATCGCCTTCGGCCACGGCATCGCGGTCGCGCCGCTTCAGGCGGTGATGGCGGTCAATTCCATGGTGAATGGCGGCTTCCTCATCCCGCCCACTTTCATGAAGCGGACACCCGAGGAGGCGCAGAAGCTCGCCACGCGCGTGCTGAAGCCCGAAACCTCCGACAAGATGCGCTACCTCCTGCGGCTGAACGTGGAAAAAGGCTCGGGCCGGAAGGCGGATGTGCCTGGCTTCATGGTTGGGGCCAAGACCGGCACCGCCGAGAAGGTGGTGAATGGACGCTATGCCAAGAACAAGCTGCTGACCTCGTTCACGGCCGTCTTCCCCATGGATCACCCGCAATATCTGGTGCTGGTGATGCTGGACGAGCCGCAGCCGACGCCCGACACCCACGGCTATGCCACCTCCGGCTGGAATGCGGCCCCCACCGCCGGCAAGATCGTGGAGCGCATCGCCCCCATGCTGAACGTGATGCCGCGCCAGAACCTGCCCACGGCCGACCAGATGCTGAAGACCGCGCAGGGCACCCAGAAGGTGGCCGAGCGCCAGTGA